In the Candidatus Eremiobacteraceae bacterium genome, one interval contains:
- a CDS encoding phospho-N-acetylmuramoyl-pentapeptide-transferase, with protein MPADSTSVFLLVAFAVGALLAAAIIPALISWQRRRELGQQIYEDGPASHAVKRGTPTMGGIAFIAAALAGAFIPPIDAVWRWPVVLLVIAAGAIGFADDYLKLVRRRPLGLRARAKFALLLIVAACFTAWAWQAHQFAAVWFTGYVALPPWLWALLAVCAIVGAANAVNLTDGLDGLAAGAAIPPLMLMSFLFAGTIAAAVVGSCAGFLYFNRHPARIFMGDTGALALGALLGGLAIEYNFLLVLPLIGIVFVLEALSVIVQVISFKSTGRRVFKMTPLHHHFEMSGWPEGRVTGAFIAASFCATFVALVFLLIGARGLAL; from the coding sequence ATGCCGGCGGACAGCACGTCCGTCTTCCTGCTCGTCGCGTTCGCCGTCGGCGCGCTCCTGGCCGCCGCGATCATCCCAGCGCTCATCTCGTGGCAGCGCCGGCGCGAGCTCGGACAGCAGATCTACGAAGACGGTCCCGCGTCGCACGCCGTCAAACGCGGCACGCCGACGATGGGCGGCATCGCCTTCATCGCTGCAGCACTGGCCGGCGCGTTCATTCCGCCGATCGACGCCGTGTGGCGCTGGCCGGTCGTCTTGCTCGTCATCGCGGCCGGGGCGATCGGCTTCGCAGATGATTACCTTAAGCTCGTGCGGCGCCGCCCGCTCGGACTGCGGGCGCGGGCCAAGTTCGCGCTGTTGCTCATCGTCGCCGCGTGCTTTACCGCCTGGGCGTGGCAGGCGCACCAATTCGCCGCCGTCTGGTTCACCGGATACGTGGCGCTGCCGCCATGGCTGTGGGCCCTTCTCGCGGTGTGTGCGATCGTCGGCGCCGCCAACGCGGTGAACCTGACCGATGGCCTGGACGGGCTCGCCGCCGGCGCAGCGATACCGCCGCTCATGCTCATGAGCTTCCTCTTCGCCGGGACCATCGCAGCAGCGGTGGTCGGCAGCTGCGCCGGATTCTTGTACTTCAACCGCCATCCCGCGCGCATCTTCATGGGCGACACCGGCGCGCTCGCTTTAGGCGCGCTGCTGGGCGGGCTCGCGATCGAATATAACTTCCTGCTCGTGTTGCCGCTCATCGGGATCGTCTTCGTGCTCGAGGCGCTCTCCGTGATCGTGCAGGTGATCAGCTTCAAGTCCACAGGCCGGCGAGTCTTCAAGATGACGCCGCTGCATCATCATTTCGAGATGTCCGGTTGGCCCGAAGGCCGAGTGACCGGCGCGTTCATCGCGGCGTCGTTCTGCGCGACGTTCGTCGCGCTCGTGTTCCTCTTGATCGGCGCGCGAGGCCTCGCGCTGTAA
- the murD gene encoding UDP-N-acetylmuramoyl-L-alanine--D-glutamate ligase, translated as MKLVEGDRALVIGVGRSGMATAAVLRDRGLHVAAYDDKPLEQLAAQRDDLAKLGVELAGKDALAAAADGATVAILSPGVPLNNPAVLEVQRAGVPVISEIEAAYRIAQAPIIAITGSKGKSTTTALTAHLLRAAGVSARTGGNIGNPLIREAALAQAGEWLVAEVSSFQLEGISTFHPRVSVLLNISPDHLDRYPSMDEYREAKFRLFANQIETDWFVGNADDAAVRELRDGPVRRLRCGDAWFSGLGADAADVVVKGGWIVRRGRSNEAAKYVPVIAASELKIKGAHNVANAMAAYLAASLALLRGTQIGTSDDAFVAALRSFETLPHRLQTVGVSGGVRWVDDSKASNPDAVVKALAAFDEPLILIAGGRSKRTDFSALAKAASARAKLVVLIGESAREIGALMEKGPIVYAASMDAAVAAAAEVATRGDVVLLSPGCASFDMFDSAEQRGDVFAAAVRSRSGATANAS; from the coding sequence GTGAAGCTCGTAGAGGGCGACCGCGCGCTGGTCATCGGCGTCGGCCGCAGCGGCATGGCGACCGCGGCCGTGCTGCGCGACCGCGGCCTTCACGTCGCCGCCTACGACGACAAACCGCTCGAGCAACTCGCCGCGCAGCGCGACGATCTCGCCAAGCTCGGCGTCGAGCTCGCGGGCAAAGACGCGCTCGCCGCGGCAGCCGACGGCGCGACCGTCGCGATCCTTTCCCCTGGCGTACCGCTTAACAACCCGGCCGTTCTAGAAGTCCAACGCGCGGGCGTGCCCGTCATTTCGGAGATCGAGGCGGCGTACCGCATCGCCCAGGCGCCGATCATCGCGATCACCGGCAGCAAAGGGAAGTCGACCACGACCGCTTTGACCGCGCACTTGCTGCGCGCTGCCGGCGTGTCCGCCCGCACCGGCGGCAACATCGGCAACCCGCTGATCCGCGAAGCCGCGCTCGCCCAGGCCGGCGAGTGGCTCGTCGCCGAGGTCTCGAGCTTCCAACTCGAAGGCATCAGCACGTTCCACCCGCGCGTCAGCGTGCTGCTCAACATCTCGCCCGATCATCTGGATCGCTATCCTTCGATGGATGAGTATCGCGAAGCCAAATTCAGGCTCTTCGCGAACCAGATCGAGACCGATTGGTTCGTCGGCAACGCGGACGATGCCGCGGTGCGCGAACTGCGCGACGGACCGGTCAGGCGCCTGCGCTGCGGCGACGCGTGGTTCTCGGGCCTCGGAGCAGATGCCGCCGACGTGGTGGTCAAAGGCGGCTGGATCGTGCGCCGCGGCCGCTCGAACGAGGCGGCCAAGTACGTGCCGGTCATCGCCGCATCGGAACTGAAGATCAAGGGCGCCCATAACGTCGCCAACGCGATGGCCGCGTATCTCGCCGCGTCGCTGGCGCTCTTGCGCGGCACCCAGATCGGCACGTCCGACGACGCATTCGTGGCCGCGCTGCGCAGCTTCGAAACGCTCCCCCACCGCCTGCAGACGGTCGGCGTTTCGGGCGGCGTGCGCTGGGTCGACGACAGCAAGGCGAGCAACCCGGACGCCGTCGTCAAGGCGCTGGCCGCGTTCGACGAACCGCTGATACTCATCGCGGGCGGCCGCAGCAAGCGGACGGACTTCAGCGCGCTGGCCAAAGCCGCCTCAGCGCGAGCCAAGCTCGTCGTGCTGATCGGCGAAAGCGCGCGCGAGATCGGCGCGCTCATGGAAAAAGGGCCGATCGTCTATGCCGCCTCGATGGACGCCGCCGTGGCGGCCGCGGCGGAAGTCGCGACGCGCGGCGACGTCGTCCTGCTCTCACCAGGTTGCGCTTCGTTCGACATGTTCGACAGCGCTGAGCAGCGCGGCGATGTCTTCGCAGCGGCGGTGCGCTCGCGCAGCGGCGCGACGGCGAACGCATCGTGA
- the ftsW gene encoding putative lipid II flippase FtsW: MTSARRAPDATLLIVAALLTAIGAIMVFSASSVVGITRYHDAAHFFKRELVWVALGGLACWIGMKLDYGVLRRAAPWLLGVAVVLLVGVLFPHFGAMEGGARRWYEFGPLSFEPSEFAKLALIVFLAKLLADREDSARDFSTIGFPALFWVGVCFMLVLRQPDLGTATLFLMIAFFMLFAAGARLSHLAIGIAVAVPALLAFVYASPYRRARFTAFLDPNADPQGTGYHILQSLYGLGSGGIFGVGLGASRQKFGYLPEQYTDFIYSVLGEELGFIGAATVLVLFLLFAYRGLRIAMKAEDRFGFFLAVGITASIALQAFINIGVVTSTWPVTGVPLPFISYGGTSLVMSLFGVGLLASISRGRSRAAQAAEERMREPRSAHPAHRRRHGGSPLPRAVTSASALRRAR; encoded by the coding sequence GTGACTTCAGCGCGGCGCGCGCCCGACGCGACCCTGCTCATCGTCGCCGCGCTGCTCACCGCGATCGGCGCGATCATGGTGTTCTCCGCCTCGTCGGTCGTGGGGATCACGCGCTACCACGACGCGGCGCATTTCTTCAAGCGCGAGCTGGTCTGGGTCGCGCTCGGCGGCCTGGCCTGCTGGATCGGTATGAAACTCGATTACGGCGTCTTGCGCCGCGCCGCTCCATGGCTGTTGGGAGTTGCCGTCGTCCTGCTCGTCGGCGTGCTGTTCCCGCATTTCGGCGCGATGGAGGGCGGCGCGCGGCGCTGGTACGAGTTCGGCCCGCTCTCGTTCGAGCCGTCAGAGTTCGCGAAGCTGGCGCTCATCGTCTTCTTGGCCAAGCTGCTCGCGGACCGCGAGGACAGCGCACGCGACTTCAGCACGATCGGCTTTCCGGCACTGTTCTGGGTGGGCGTATGCTTCATGCTCGTATTGCGCCAACCGGACCTCGGCACGGCGACGCTCTTCTTGATGATAGCGTTCTTCATGCTGTTCGCCGCCGGAGCGCGCTTGAGCCACCTCGCCATCGGCATCGCCGTCGCCGTGCCGGCGCTGCTCGCATTCGTCTACGCGAGCCCGTACCGGCGCGCGCGCTTCACCGCATTCCTTGATCCCAACGCCGATCCCCAAGGCACCGGGTATCACATCTTGCAGTCGCTGTATGGCTTGGGCTCAGGCGGCATCTTCGGCGTCGGTTTGGGCGCGAGCCGGCAGAAGTTCGGCTACTTGCCGGAACAGTACACGGACTTCATCTACTCCGTGCTCGGCGAAGAGCTCGGCTTCATCGGCGCGGCGACCGTGCTCGTGCTGTTCTTGTTGTTCGCCTACCGCGGGTTGCGCATCGCCATGAAAGCCGAAGACCGCTTCGGCTTCTTCCTCGCGGTCGGCATCACGGCGTCCATCGCGCTCCAAGCGTTCATCAACATCGGCGTCGTGACGTCGACGTGGCCGGTCACCGGCGTGCCGCTGCCGTTCATCAGCTACGGCGGCACGTCGCTGGTCATGAGCTTGTTCGGTGTGGGCCTCTTGGCCAGCATCTCGCGCGGTCGGTCGCGAGCGGCGCAAGCCGCCGAAGAACGCATGAGGGAACCACGCAGTGCGCATCCTGCTCACCGGCGGCGGCACGGGGGGTCACCTCTACCCCGCGCTGTCACTAGCGCAAGCGCTCTCCGGCGCGCCCGCTGA
- a CDS encoding UDP-N-acetylglucosamine--N-acetylmuramyl-(pentapeptide) pyrophosphoryl-undecaprenol N-acetylglucosamine transferase, producing MRILLTGGGTGGHLYPALSLAQALSGAPADPGVCAPDDGEPRLAFPNDAHALLFVGTRGGMETQIVARANVAAAYVRSRPLSRTSFAAAAGGVAANVIGTGEALPIVRKFNPQVIIATGGYASVPVVMAAATLRASGGLRGAKIVLLEPNVEPGRANRFMAAAADEVWGAFEETAAFFGRKFVATGIPVRPEIYARPTQVEARRSLGLDPKLATAIIFGGSQGARSINVATSGMVARRRLPPGLQVLHIAGERDHEWMAAERKVESNANRYQLVPYLDKMELAYAAADIAVCRAGASTLAELAVVGLPSILIPYPHAADDHQRKNAAVFERHNAALVIEDKKLDADALYWALLQVLTPEKLSAMRFGAASLAHPRALQTMVERIIKGQIGKTPAPA from the coding sequence GTGCGCATCCTGCTCACCGGCGGCGGCACGGGGGGTCACCTCTACCCCGCGCTGTCACTAGCGCAAGCGCTCTCCGGCGCGCCCGCTGACCCAGGGGTCTGCGCTCCGGACGACGGCGAACCGCGCCTCGCGTTCCCGAATGACGCGCACGCACTGCTTTTCGTCGGCACCCGCGGCGGCATGGAGACGCAGATCGTCGCGCGCGCGAACGTCGCGGCCGCATACGTGCGCAGCCGTCCGCTCTCGCGCACGTCATTCGCCGCGGCCGCAGGCGGCGTCGCCGCCAACGTGATCGGCACCGGCGAAGCGCTGCCGATCGTGCGCAAGTTCAATCCGCAGGTCATCATCGCCACGGGCGGCTACGCGAGCGTGCCGGTGGTGATGGCCGCTGCGACGCTGCGGGCGTCGGGCGGCCTGCGCGGCGCCAAGATCGTGCTGCTCGAGCCCAACGTCGAGCCTGGACGCGCCAATCGCTTCATGGCCGCTGCGGCGGACGAGGTGTGGGGCGCGTTCGAGGAGACCGCCGCGTTTTTCGGCCGAAAATTCGTGGCGACAGGCATCCCCGTGCGGCCGGAGATCTACGCGCGCCCGACGCAGGTCGAAGCGCGGCGCAGTCTCGGCCTGGATCCGAAGCTGGCGACAGCCATCATCTTCGGCGGCAGCCAGGGTGCGCGCAGCATCAACGTCGCTACCAGCGGCATGGTCGCGCGCCGGCGTCTGCCACCGGGCCTCCAAGTGCTGCACATCGCCGGCGAGCGCGATCACGAATGGATGGCGGCCGAACGCAAAGTCGAGAGCAACGCCAACCGTTACCAGCTCGTCCCCTATCTCGACAAGATGGAGCTTGCCTACGCGGCGGCGGACATCGCCGTGTGCCGCGCGGGCGCTTCGACATTGGCCGAGCTTGCAGTGGTCGGGCTGCCGTCCATCTTGATCCCGTACCCGCACGCGGCGGACGACCACCAGCGCAAGAACGCCGCGGTGTTCGAACGGCACAACGCCGCGCTGGTGATCGAAGACAAAAAGCTCGACGCCGACGCGCTCTACTGGGCGCTGCTGCAAGTGCTGACGCCCGAGAAGCTGAGCGCCATGCGGTTCGGCGCGGCATCGCTGGCTCACCCGCGCGCGCTGCAGACGATGGTCGAGCGCATCATCAAGGGCCAGATCGGCAAGACGCCGGCTCCCGCCTGA
- a CDS encoding S9 family peptidase: protein MTHGLFNLFVAMVLTLPVAAAVAPADVATYLQIKGQTGPSLSPDGSLVAFSFAGSGVSQVWMAPIAGGEPTEVTSGPERADFKAWSPVDPNLIIFGRDRGGDENWNLIATDPSGARLESLTADAGIQHNFGGFSFDGKRVAFASNERDREFFDVYTLALAHGAQPSRVLQQDSDNRPVAWSHDGNSLLVSIRRDNFDNDLLLIDLRRDAYLARLLTAHSGNADFESCHFSSDDTKLYCVSDYGGREYRGRAVIDIAGGKHISFLDDGPYDVDSLTISRDGTKMAYVRNRDGYGELIIADVATGKTLATPALPPGVAAAPTFSAKGDELAFEFSGPANPGAIWVYSFLNKRARQVTAPKLAGIAPSTFVQPSLVSFPSFDGRSIPAWYYKPKNASGPLPVIVDVHGGPEAQARPVFNPITQYFIARGYAVLVPNVRGSSGYGNTYLHLADVRKRQDSVKDLHAAHDWLIAHGGADPKRIALYGGSYGGYMVLAGLTEFPDDWAAGVDIVGISDFVTFLEHTSSYRRANREGVYGSLAQDRDFLESISPLNHIDSVVAPLIIFMGANDPRVPAAEGQQMADALRAKGVPVELTVFPDEGHGIARDANRIVAYTQIAVFLDRYIGPGQP, encoded by the coding sequence GTGACGCACGGACTGTTCAATCTATTCGTCGCCATGGTGCTGACACTGCCCGTCGCCGCCGCGGTGGCGCCCGCCGACGTGGCCACCTATCTCCAGATCAAAGGGCAGACCGGGCCTTCGCTCTCTCCCGACGGTTCGCTTGTGGCGTTCAGCTTCGCCGGATCAGGCGTGTCGCAGGTATGGATGGCGCCGATCGCCGGCGGCGAGCCCACAGAGGTCACGAGCGGACCGGAGCGGGCGGACTTCAAAGCCTGGTCGCCCGTCGATCCGAATCTCATCATCTTCGGACGCGATCGCGGCGGCGACGAGAACTGGAATCTGATCGCGACCGATCCAAGCGGCGCACGGCTAGAATCGCTCACGGCTGACGCGGGCATCCAGCACAACTTCGGCGGCTTCTCGTTCGACGGCAAGAGGGTCGCCTTCGCATCGAATGAACGCGACCGCGAATTCTTCGACGTCTACACGCTGGCGCTCGCGCACGGCGCACAGCCCAGCCGGGTGCTGCAGCAAGACAGCGATAACCGGCCGGTCGCATGGTCGCACGATGGCAACAGCTTGCTGGTCAGCATTCGCAGGGACAACTTCGACAACGACCTGCTGCTCATCGACCTGCGGCGCGACGCGTATCTCGCGCGGCTGCTCACCGCGCACAGCGGCAACGCGGATTTCGAAAGCTGTCACTTCTCGAGCGACGACACCAAGCTCTACTGCGTCAGCGACTACGGCGGACGCGAGTACCGCGGGCGCGCGGTGATCGACATCGCCGGCGGTAAGCACATCAGCTTTCTCGACGATGGGCCGTACGATGTCGACTCGCTGACCATCTCGCGCGACGGCACGAAGATGGCATACGTGCGCAACCGCGATGGATACGGCGAGCTAATCATCGCGGATGTGGCGACCGGCAAGACGCTCGCGACGCCGGCGCTCCCGCCGGGCGTCGCGGCCGCGCCGACGTTCTCTGCTAAGGGCGACGAGCTGGCGTTCGAGTTCTCGGGCCCGGCCAACCCGGGCGCCATCTGGGTCTACAGTTTTCTGAACAAGCGCGCGCGCCAGGTGACCGCGCCGAAACTGGCGGGCATCGCGCCGAGCACGTTCGTGCAGCCGAGCCTCGTCTCGTTTCCATCCTTTGACGGGCGATCGATCCCTGCGTGGTACTACAAGCCGAAGAACGCGAGCGGCCCCCTGCCGGTGATCGTCGACGTCCACGGTGGACCCGAGGCGCAGGCGCGCCCCGTCTTCAATCCCATCACGCAGTACTTCATCGCGCGCGGTTATGCGGTATTGGTCCCCAACGTGCGCGGCAGCAGCGGTTACGGCAATACGTATCTGCATCTCGCGGACGTGCGCAAACGGCAAGACTCGGTGAAAGATCTGCACGCGGCGCACGACTGGCTCATCGCCCACGGCGGCGCGGATCCCAAACGCATCGCGCTCTATGGCGGCTCCTACGGCGGCTACATGGTGCTCGCCGGATTGACCGAGTTCCCGGACGATTGGGCCGCCGGCGTCGACATCGTGGGCATCTCCGATTTTGTCACATTCTTGGAGCACACGAGTTCGTACCGCCGCGCCAACCGCGAGGGCGTCTATGGCTCGCTCGCGCAGGACCGCGACTTCCTCGAGTCGATCTCACCGCTCAATCACATCGACAGCGTCGTGGCGCCGCTCATCATCTTCATGGGCGCGAACGATCCGCGCGTGCCGGCGGCCGAAGGGCAACAGATGGCCGACGCGCTCAGGGCCAAAGGCGTGCCGGTCGAGCTGACGGTCTTCCCAGACGAGGGCCACGGCATCGCGCGCGATGCCAACCGCATCGTCGCCTACACCCAGATCGCCGTCTTTCTCGACCGCTACATCGGCCCGGGCCAGCCTTAG
- the murC gene encoding UDP-N-acetylmuramate--L-alanine ligase: MISYRHVHFVGIGGVGMSAIARVLLAMGLTVSGSDLKTTGTLEKLRALGARVYLGHGSGNIKGADAVVISSAIPQDNPEVIAAQRARVPVLQRAEMLAQIMADKRAVAVSGTHGKTTTTSMISLVLDAGGFESTVLIGGEVNDLGANARLGSGDVVVAEADESDASFLRLTPTCAVVTNIENDHLGYYRDLGHLIDTFSLFINRVPASGSIVASADCPAVTELIRRFYESPKLLGDPKVITAGFDAAAAVRADDVRLADFGSAFTVHQRGEPLGEVRLRVPGRINVHNALCAIAVGLEFGVPFELIAQALARFRGVARRFQILYDDEALKIVDDYAHHPTAVQETIAAARAYWAGHIVVAFQPHRYSRTAYLFRDFAHALLGADEIIVTDIYAAGEVPLPGVRAESIVECVRDLDAAKKVTYLPKTADVLAYLQRTLGRGDLALTLGAGDIGGVAHELAATLSVADVGIGSR, translated from the coding sequence ATGATATCGTACCGTCACGTCCACTTCGTCGGCATCGGCGGCGTCGGCATGAGCGCGATCGCGCGAGTGCTGCTCGCCATGGGCCTGACGGTCTCCGGTTCGGATCTCAAGACGACCGGCACGCTGGAGAAGCTGCGCGCGCTCGGCGCCCGCGTTTATCTCGGACACGGCTCGGGCAATATCAAAGGCGCCGACGCCGTCGTGATCTCTTCAGCGATCCCCCAGGACAACCCCGAAGTCATCGCCGCGCAGCGCGCGCGTGTGCCGGTGCTGCAGCGCGCGGAGATGCTGGCGCAGATCATGGCGGACAAGCGCGCCGTCGCGGTCTCGGGCACGCACGGCAAGACGACCACGACGTCGATGATCTCGCTCGTGCTCGACGCCGGCGGTTTCGAATCCACGGTGCTCATCGGCGGCGAGGTCAACGATCTTGGCGCCAACGCGCGCTTGGGCAGCGGCGACGTCGTCGTCGCCGAGGCTGACGAGAGCGACGCGTCGTTCTTGCGCCTCACGCCGACGTGCGCCGTCGTGACGAACATCGAGAACGACCATCTCGGCTACTACCGCGACCTCGGACACCTCATCGACACGTTCTCGCTCTTCATCAACCGCGTGCCGGCGTCGGGCAGCATCGTCGCTTCAGCCGACTGCCCCGCAGTCACCGAATTGATCCGGCGCTTCTACGAATCGCCCAAGCTGCTCGGCGACCCGAAGGTGATCACGGCCGGCTTTGACGCCGCCGCCGCGGTGCGCGCGGACGATGTGCGCCTGGCGGACTTCGGCTCGGCCTTCACGGTGCACCAGCGCGGCGAACCGCTGGGAGAAGTGCGCTTGCGCGTGCCCGGCCGCATCAACGTCCACAACGCGCTGTGCGCGATCGCGGTCGGCCTGGAGTTCGGCGTGCCGTTCGAGCTCATCGCGCAGGCGCTGGCCCGCTTCCGCGGCGTCGCACGCCGCTTCCAGATCCTCTACGATGACGAAGCCCTCAAGATCGTCGACGATTATGCGCACCATCCGACCGCGGTCCAAGAGACGATCGCCGCCGCGCGCGCGTATTGGGCCGGCCACATCGTCGTCGCGTTCCAGCCGCATCGCTACAGCCGCACGGCATATCTGTTCCGCGATTTCGCGCATGCTCTGCTCGGCGCGGACGAGATCATCGTGACGGACATCTACGCCGCGGGCGAAGTGCCGCTGCCGGGCGTACGCGCCGAGTCGATCGTCGAATGCGTGCGCGATCTCGACGCGGCCAAAAAGGTCACGTACCTGCCCAAGACGGCCGACGTCCTCGCCTATCTGCAGCGCACGCTCGGGCGCGGTGATCTTGCGCTGACGCTCGGCGCCGGCGACATCGGCGGCGTCGCCCACGAGCTCGCCGCCACGCTCTCGGTGGCCGACGTCGGGATCGGTTCGCGTTAG
- the murB gene encoding UDP-N-acetylmuramate dehydrogenase: MFTPEQRASLTSMLGKHIEFDAPLAPKTSMKVGGSAAAYAEIGGVVNLAAVLSLCEQQSIPWTIIGFGSNLLVPDEGYPGLVVRLIGDFTKVSISGTRVRAGGATPIVSLCREAALAGLSGAEGLVGIPGTVGGAVRMNAGTDVEIGDVIKRVEVLIAGEPLQTFTTPEFSYRRSSLDRRAVVTAAELELQPGDPAAVQAELKRRIAKRNSTQPLELPNAGSIFRNPPGDYAARLIETTGCKGWHWGGAEVSDKHANFIVNRGGATYADVLALIERVREAVKAKHGVELELEVHLLGG, from the coding sequence GTGTTCACGCCGGAACAGCGCGCCTCGCTCACGAGCATGCTCGGCAAGCACATCGAATTCGACGCCCCGCTCGCTCCCAAGACCTCGATGAAAGTCGGCGGTTCGGCCGCCGCGTACGCCGAGATCGGCGGCGTCGTCAACCTCGCCGCCGTGTTGAGCCTGTGCGAGCAGCAGTCGATCCCGTGGACCATCATCGGCTTCGGCAGCAACCTGCTCGTGCCCGACGAGGGCTACCCCGGCCTCGTCGTACGGCTCATCGGCGACTTCACCAAAGTGAGCATCAGCGGCACGCGCGTGCGCGCCGGCGGCGCGACGCCGATCGTGTCGCTGTGCCGCGAGGCCGCGCTGGCCGGGCTGAGCGGCGCTGAGGGCCTGGTCGGCATTCCCGGCACCGTCGGCGGCGCGGTGCGCATGAACGCCGGCACCGACGTCGAGATCGGCGACGTCATCAAGCGCGTCGAAGTGCTCATCGCGGGCGAACCGCTGCAGACGTTCACCACGCCGGAGTTCTCGTATCGGCGTTCGTCGCTGGACCGGCGCGCGGTCGTCACCGCGGCCGAGCTCGAGCTGCAGCCCGGCGACCCCGCGGCGGTGCAGGCCGAGCTCAAGCGGCGCATCGCCAAGCGCAATTCCACGCAGCCGCTCGAGCTGCCGAACGCCGGCAGCATTTTCCGCAACCCGCCAGGCGACTACGCCGCCCGGCTCATCGAGACGACCGGGTGCAAGGGCTGGCATTGGGGCGGCGCAGAGGTGTCGGACAAGCACGCGAACTTCATCGTCAACCGCGGCGGCGCGACGTATGCAGACGTGCTGGCGCTGATCGAGCGCGTGCGCGAGGCGGTCAAGGCCAAGCACGGGGTGGAACTGGAACTGGAAGTACATCTTCTCGGAGGGTAG
- a CDS encoding D-alanine--D-alanine ligase translates to MTRPKIAVVMGGDSAEREISRQTGAGVVAALDELMYPTVQLDFDERLADALREARPDAVFNALHGGTGEDGTLQAILDWLRIPYQGSGVRASAIAMDKWITKALARTLDIPVPRGVRLDVAAGEADRIPDMPGLPCVVKPAAQGSAVGVSIVHFAEQWADAVCEASSFGTAILVEEYIEGREFTVAVLDERALPVVEITPHDDFYTYHAKYTAGASTHVVPATIAEHLAQRMQEHALRLHRALGCRDYSRVDVLMSVTNSMYVLECNTLPGLTPLSLFPEAAAAAGIGYAALIERLVQAALSRGGVRAS, encoded by the coding sequence ATGACGCGGCCCAAGATCGCGGTCGTGATGGGCGGTGACTCGGCGGAACGCGAGATCAGCCGGCAGACCGGTGCCGGCGTCGTGGCGGCGTTGGATGAGCTGATGTATCCCACCGTGCAGCTGGATTTCGACGAGCGCCTCGCCGACGCACTGCGGGAGGCTCGCCCCGACGCCGTGTTCAATGCGCTGCACGGCGGCACCGGCGAAGACGGCACACTCCAGGCGATCCTCGACTGGCTGCGCATCCCATATCAGGGATCCGGCGTGCGTGCTAGCGCGATCGCGATGGACAAGTGGATCACCAAGGCGCTCGCCCGCACGCTCGACATCCCGGTGCCTCGAGGGGTTCGGTTGGACGTCGCGGCCGGCGAGGCCGACCGCATTCCTGACATGCCGGGCCTGCCCTGCGTCGTCAAGCCGGCGGCGCAAGGTTCTGCAGTGGGCGTCAGTATCGTGCATTTCGCGGAGCAGTGGGCGGACGCCGTCTGCGAGGCGAGCAGCTTCGGCACGGCGATCCTCGTCGAAGAGTACATCGAGGGCCGCGAATTCACCGTCGCGGTCCTGGACGAGCGCGCACTGCCGGTCGTCGAGATCACGCCGCACGACGACTTCTACACCTATCACGCCAAGTACACGGCCGGCGCGAGCACGCACGTCGTGCCCGCGACCATCGCCGAGCATCTGGCGCAGCGCATGCAGGAGCACGCCCTTCGCCTGCATCGCGCGCTGGGCTGTCGCGACTACTCGCGCGTCGACGTCTTGATGTCGGTCACCAATTCGATGTATGTGTTGGAGTGCAACACGCTGCCGGGATTGACGCCCCTCAGCCTCTTCCCCGAGGCCGCTGCCGCAGCCGGAATCGGGTACGCGGCGCTCATCGAGCGGCTCGTCCAGGCCGCGCTGTCGCGCGGCGGGGTGCGCGCATCGTGA
- a CDS encoding HAD-IA family hydrolase, whose product MTSRRALPRLRVVLFDLDGTLIDSTELIVASFDHTYRKLGRVMSHDQIKADLGMPLRDTLRRYFDGDDLERAMKTYIAHNLERHDASVRQMAGVARLVHRLKNAGLRLGVVTSKLRDTALRGLTLCHLDRPFEVVVAKEDTLRHKPESEPLIYALAAFDAEGAECAYVGDTPLDIEAARGAGVRAVAALWRPVPAETFAQWEPDAYARTPEEAADILESWHRDDARGAAVDEAM is encoded by the coding sequence GTGACGTCGCGCCGAGCGCTGCCGCGGCTGCGGGTCGTGCTGTTCGATCTTGATGGGACTTTGATAGACAGCACCGAGCTTATCGTCGCCTCGTTCGACCACACCTATCGCAAGCTTGGGCGGGTGATGTCGCACGACCAGATCAAGGCGGATCTGGGCATGCCGCTGCGCGATACGCTGCGCCGCTATTTCGACGGCGACGACCTCGAGCGCGCTATGAAAACCTACATCGCGCACAACCTCGAGCGGCACGACGCAAGCGTGCGGCAGATGGCCGGGGTCGCCCGTTTGGTCCACCGGCTCAAGAACGCGGGACTACGGCTCGGCGTGGTGACGTCTAAATTGAGGGACACGGCGCTGCGGGGCCTGACCCTATGTCACCTTGACCGGCCGTTCGAAGTAGTAGTCGCCAAGGAAGATACCTTGCGGCACAAGCCTGAGAGCGAACCGCTCATCTACGCGCTGGCGGCGTTCGACGCCGAAGGCGCGGAATGCGCATACGTGGGCGACACGCCGCTCGATATCGAGGCCGCGCGCGGCGCGGGTGTGCGTGCCGTGGCCGCGCTGTGGCGCCCGGTCCCGGCAGAAACGTTCGCGCAGTGGGAACCGGACGCGTACGCGCGCACCCCCGAAGAAGCGGCCGATATACTAGAAAGCTGGCACCGCGATGACGCGCGCGGCGCCGCCGTCGACGAAGCGATGTAG